The DNA segment TAACTCTGGGGGAATCATTCAGACTCCCTGATGAATACTTAACATAGCTGCTTCGCTTGCCAAGCAACTTCCCATTATTACTTAGTAACTGAAGGCATGAACTGCAGATGACAGCACTGGATCTCCATGAACTAGGAAAAACTAGCACCGGATCATGGATTTCTGGGTAAGCATCTGTTTAATGTTTGGAGCCTGTGGTTGTACTTGGATTTTCTAGGGACATCAAATGGTATGAAATCAGCAAGGCAGATGAAAATAAAAAACGTAGCTACTCAATGTCAGCAAACCAACATCACTTTGTTTAACACTGCCTATGCTATGCTGCTCATCCTCAGCAGTTCTGTATGTAATACTGGACCAATTTGTCACAACAGGTATATTACAAAGGAGAGGGGGTTGCTTTTAGTGGAACTGTTTTCTTTCAACCACAAGCAccataaggggaacctgtcaccacattttcacaaatgcagctatTGAAACGttcccatagagcagtggtggcaaacctatggtacgggtgccagaggtggcactctgaaccCTCTCACTGGGCACTCAgtctgttgccccagcacagaattcgccagacaggacttgagtccaggacatgaagcatctgggtctacctgagaTTGCAGGAAGagaagatgtagacatggtcagattatcagtggagatattgaagctcctgctcttggccccacatttcttcctgttcagggaagctccaatctgaattttcccaccttctgtcaatgatattggtgtcctctagactgttgaaagctgtggtatagcacggagcaagatTTAAGTAATTTAATgttagaattgctgtgttggcactttgcaataaataagtgggtccggtttgcattttgggcattcggtctctagaaggtttgccatcactgccatagagccaTAGTAACTAACTaatacccttcttttagctaaaaattgttcccttacatccccataaatcaacttaatgttatattacctggcatcagagggggtgtgtcctgcttggtcagctcctcccctctactcctccccatgctttatgtctccttactattcagcacttcatgccatgtgaccagggtgatgtcatgagatggatataagacacaataacacagtcagcactgctatgccaaaggggcagatttacttacccggtccattcgcgatccagcggcgcgttctctgcgctggactcGGGTCCGGTCggtatttattaaggcagttcctccgacgttcctctgcgctgaagttccccgaaacgcactggaatacaccgagccgggctgagtgaaggtaagtgcaagctccgtgacacattattttttttaaatgctgcggtttttccaaatccgtcgggttttcgttcggccacggcccccgatttccgttgcgtgcatgccagcgccgatgcgccacaaaccgatcgcatgcaccaaaatcctggggcaattcagggaaagccgcaaatcggaaacattcgggtaacacgtcaggaaaccgcgaatcgggcccttagtaaatgatccccattatgtTGTCTGTAGAGTTTGTAGAGCTGTTGCaagctgctgctggaaaggaagtGTGTCTGTCTGTAAtgttctctgcccccccccccccctgcagtaccagagaagctattcatgccagaggaatctgcccaaccatagtcagaagtttatggtcgtatccagggacaaccaaaatgtaaacccTAGGACTGATATAGACAGGCTGGAATCATATCTGtgcaatgctatatttttgtttataactttgaattagagaatgtgatattttgttatcttgagtatattcaagaatcttgtctttgtgggaatacccctttaaggaattgcATTAATAGTGGTTATCTAATATTAAGAGCTTTGTTGCAATATTTTCTCTTTAAGAGACTTCTGTGTCCTGGAATGGGTGGTTTGTAATTTCTCTTAGTCACTTAAACCTCTCTGTGATCTCAGCATCTATTTCTGTTCTACACCTGCACCATTTTATCCTTTGTCCTGGTAAAATTACCTTCCCTGGGGATTTCTAATCCAGCTTTGTCTCTGAAGCATTGTTTTCTTAGATACCTTGTAAAAGGTCATTGTAGATGTGTTTTGGCACATGAGCCAATTTCTGGGTATACAGCAGGATCCTAAATTGTTCCTCCAGTTACTAGTAAGGGTTTATTTACAGATCCTATGCTTAAGAGGAATAACTTATTTACGGGCAGAAACTAAAAATTATGCTAACACATTTATAGGGCAAGAGCAACTATGtgaggacaatggggcacatttacttacccggcccagtcgcgatccagcggcgcgttctctgctctggattcgggtccggccgggatttatgaatgtagttcttccgccgtccaccaggtggcgctgctgcgctgaaagtcatctcatcgcgccggaatgcaccacctcggaccaggtgaaggtaagcgctccccaagcgacactttttcggtttttaaatgcggcggtttttccgaatacgtcgggttttcgttcggccacgcccctcgatttccgtcgcgcgcatgccggcgccgatgcgccacaatccggcgccgatgcgccacaatcccggggcaattcaggtacaatcggcgcaaatcggaaatattcgggtaacacgtcgggaaaacgcgaatcgggcccttagtaaatgacccccaatgtgtgttacATTGTCTCATCTGTTTTACAGGGCTCAACTCCTCCTATGACTGTATTCAAAGGAAACAAGAGACCATACCAGAAGGATTGTGTGCTGATCATCAACCATGACACTGGGGAATATGTTCTGGAGAAGCTCAGCAGCAGCATACAAGTCAAGAAAACAAGGTACAGCTAATTGGTCCTGGTTTCTCTTTGGCAGTGTTGTGACGGGAGTATTCCCTGAATTAAATGAACAATGTGGATTATTTTTTGTTGTAAACAAGCTCCTAGAGTTGTAGAGGGAAATATTTTGTTCATGTAAAGCTGCAGACGGTGTTAGGTCACAGCCCTGGAGATATGTAtaaccatacatttgtgtgtgttgttggtagcagcaggactgtgtaaacGGAGATTGAGTTAAATCCAGTTTTGCAGCTCCAAAAGAGCTCTGTGCATATCTCCCAGACAGAGCAAAGTACAGCCCTCCACTCCAAGGGACTGGAACATTTCTGactataaaatggccacagatgaatGGTCAtgggatctctatctgtccatgggcAATCGCCTTTCCAGGATCTTGATCTTAAATTCATTAAtagtatcataaggtcctggcagggcgattgctcatggacagatagagatcacatgaccctccatctacagccattttatggtcaggaatttctggctgacgaggtaaaagacaggaggtttcgcTGTACATATAAAGAAAGCGGTCCACAtttttaatagatgtgtattggtaaattaactaatatcctgccctacacacttacacacatattaaCAAACATAAAGTGTAGTGACCAGCCcctttaatgaccgccgtattggTTTTACACAGCAGTCATTAAGTGTATgacaaaaaaacttttgaaaaaataAGGGAAACATTtccaaaactgattttttttttttaaatattaatttattaaatattaataacacaataaaaactgtataaaccccaagtgtatacaaataaaaactatgtgtctttacacaaaaaataagccctcgcacagccacattgacaaaaaatgtaaaacgTTATTGTGCTTGGAAGGCAATGATGCGAAAAGTCCCACCCCCCAAAGGATTTCATTATGGAAATAAAGGTAATTTAACAGAAACAAGaagtataaatttggttttgatgTATGTGTGACCtagagaaaaaaagtttttatgttatTCAGGTTCCTCTTTAAAAAAACAATGTcaaatactgttttttttttaaggttcatTTGTGCTAAACTGCATTTAGACCCAAAAAAACAAATGCCCATAACGGTATAGTTACCAAAAAATAAGGAAGTTTTAATTTGCAGAAGGTATTaacgaaaaaaaataaatgaaaaatatccTGGGCATTAAGGTGGAAAACAGTTGCAGATATCTGCAACCTTAATGTGCTGTACCACAGATTAGTTTCTCTGTAGATTTCTGCAGCACATGGATGATGTTAGATAAACCACATGCATTTTGCTTGTGCTGGAATTAGCTGTGTAATCACGCCTTGTGAACATACCCCTAACCCCTTTGTAgatgagggcacgcagctacagcGAGTTGCACGCTGAAGACTGACTGGTAGTTCTGGGGCACTAAAAGTTTGGaaaaccttggaaaacttatttgcattcttcccggCAAACAACTGCAGCAttgtgaggagtgtaaagctacaaagagataagatctttatccaggggagagggagggggggtatatagtagTGCTGTTTATGTTATGGGTGATTTTGtaaagctgagaatgtcattgtgtgtgatatgcatctcatggatctcatcatctctcatctctgatctgtctcatctctctttttctatttgtcagatattagtcaatgttcagaagctaaatgaaagtgtatataaacctctaccctgataatctaaccacattttcagctcacagcatctcacagcacttaGAGAGTTCCCGCCCACTTTCTAGgactttacactgaccagcctaggtagTGATAGGAgctcaaacagcaataaaacaaaaaaattataaagtaaagggataaaatgatatttattgtttaaacatcactTTTGGGTTTGCAATTTGAGATTTTATTTCATGAGCAACCACCTATAAATCCAATAATACCCTTTTTACAATGCAATCAATGTAGAATGGGAAGGCCCCACTGACCACTGCATCCCCCTGCTGCAATGCTTTACATCAATGAGGGATTTAACTGATTTACATACAGTACTCATTCATTTATTTTACTCTGTCTTAGGGCTGAGGGCAGCAGCAAGATTCAAGCCAGGATAGAACAGCAATCTGCCCGCTCTACACAGCCACCTTCACAGTTTAAAACACCATCTAAACCTTCTGCAGGACCTAAAACTTCACCACTGAAGGACCACCCTTCTCCAGAACCTCAGCTTGATGACATTAAAAGGGGTAAGAGAGTATACCTGTGCATAGTTCTCTCTTCCAAATACACAGAATTTCCATAATTATGTAGATGATGTATCTAATCAGTAGTTCACATATGCTTTATATTCAGTGTGTGTACGTTGTCACTGGATAGCACGACCCTCCTGCCACTGATATACCAATGGTTATCATGGAGGAGGCGTAAATACACTAATGACTGCACAGCCCCTCCATCTggcagaagccagcaggacatgggaagtcataggaagtcctgagtcctgttgCCAGAGAGCATGTGTCTGACAACAGTGAAACTTTACTGGGGTAGGtgcaatatgggtgaccctattagggtcttgtacttgcCCTGGTAAAGTTATTATTGGACCATGCCTTATTACTGGACAATCCCTTCCTATTACCGTGCCATTATATTATTGGTAACTGATCAGTTTTCTGTTCATGAAGACAGAGGGAATGACATATTTCTTATGTGCATAGTTTGAGAGTTGTTATTTATCTTGGCTAGGGGCAGATGTGTATGATGGAATTATAATAGCACCACAGCTGTATCTCTAGTAATTGAATATGATGTAAGGTTTCTATACACATACCAATATCGAGGCGTTGCTTGGTACAGCTGTTTGATTTCTACAGTGTATTTTGATTTACACATAACACCTATAGTCTAATTATATCTTTAATTCCTATTATGTCTATGACATTGAGATTGATATAAGAATTTGTATTTCCAATAGAGCTGAGGGCGGAGGTGGAGATAATCGAGCAGATGAGCAGCAGCAGCGGGAGCAGCTCCTCTGAATCGGTCAGCTCCTCGGGGAGTGATGATGACAGCTCTAGCAGTGGTGCAGAAGATGACACACGCACTTCGCCCTCTCAGCAGCACAGCAACAGGACGCCCATCTCCAATGGCACCAACAGACCCCAGGGAAGTAACCAGCTGATGAACACACTTAGTAAGTAGCCCCCTGATATTCAGCCAGGGAAATCAGTCACATGAAGTTGCTATAAGTGTCTGGGGACTAAAAACAATCCTATTCAATAAGCAACAAATGAGATTTATCAGAGCCAAATGCACCAAACACGTTGCCCGATTTCTACTAAAGAAGATAGAATAAATGTTTACAGCACTTTGATACTAATATGGTAGTAACATGGATGAGCAGGAAAGAgactgaacacattgcacagAACAAGAATGTTAGCTGCAGTTCAGGTGGttaacagggagtccttgcattatatgtCTGTATGATGCAAGACTTTCATCCTGTGTAATGTTTTCCTTCCATGGAATTGGACCAACATACAGGTCAGTTTCCAGGGGCTGAACGTATTTGAAAGCAGCCGGCCTCAGCCAACCAACAGGCGGTGTACTGATAAACGCGGTGGTTCTGTGACTTGGGGCATTTAATTCGTTGGGAATGATAACTATTGCAACTTCTCATCTTAAAATGTTTACCTTGTGAGTACGGGAGGGATATTTTTATTGACAGACCAATAACGCTTTCAGAGACACCAGGGCCCTTCATCAGCAAAGTTtataaatgaagcactgagagaggAACACAATATATAAGATGTCACATCAAGACAATTCGTACATGTGGTGATACATTATTAAGATAAACCAAGGCAATGTAACTGAAGGGTAATAAGGAgaatggcctaggatggcagggtccTAGTCTTAGTCTCTTGGGGGATTTGAAGTGTTTCCATGTGGTTTTCCTCTCACTATCATTCTGTCAACTGACCTTTTAGTACCTTTAAATCCTTCATACTGTGTCTTGGTCCAGAGACGTGTTCTCCCACTGGTGTCTCCATTCCCTATGTCTATTTGTCTTTGTGTATTCATTCTGCTTTATAGTTTTAGTTGAGTTACTCCGATGTATAACATTAGTTTCCCCAATGGTTATTATTGGCTCACTTTGTGCATAGTATTATGTATAAATTATAGGATGATGAACAGGAGCACGTGCCAAGAAATTTACAGTCCTGTGCGTTGGGTATGTGGTATATGCTTGATGACTGAATGTGGGCACAAGTTTTATATGTTTTGTTGTTGCAGGGAAAAGCCCCCATCTTTCTCAGTGGAGAGAGAGCACAAGGATATTTTGCATGTTTGATGTCCGTTTTTATGCAAGGAGCGGTAAATCTGGGACTATTTATTTTAGGGATTGCTGAAGATGCATAGAAGCTTAGAGAGTAGATGTTTACCAGCAGTTTACCATACAGAGCTCACTGTCCCACTGTTATCCAATACTGGAGCTCCTTATTGCACCTTCCTCATAGCACTGCAGCACGCCATCCTACATTATTCTTCTTTAACACACATTACCTTGGGAGGTACCCTATAAAAACCAGAGCCTGGACAAGCAGCGCATTATCATGATGTGGAGTTACATTTGATGTGACCACTATCGCCAGAGCAGAGGACCCGAAGTTCTTCAGTGAACAAAGCAGTGGGACACACACACTACAATAAGGCTTGGGTAGGTGTAAGTTATCAGGAACCCTAAAAACTGGATCagtgggggggggcatttatcgtGGATTAATCGCAACTTCCACACCAAGTTGGCGGAATGGCGTGGATTTGTCCAGAAGCATTAACTTTAACCTTTTCTGCTGTAgcttatagcacaattctatgtTAGGCAGGATCCTGGTGCACAATCGTAGCCTGCTATTATATCTGGCGTAACAATGATAAATCCTCCACCCcaaaaattcttaataaattcTCTCCAATGCATTCTGATCAGAGGAATAGCTCCTCTGATCTCCACACGGGAAAATCGTTCCCTTATTTTCAATGTGTACGTCAGCTTTCTACTTTGATCATGTACTGTAGCGCCAGGTCTCTGCTGTATAAAGCGGTTGAGACCCAGCACCTGGAGCTCCTACTCAAACCCTTAGCTGGTGCCATATCATTGAAGGGTTAAAATTAAACCATATAATATACTCCTATAATTATCATTGTGTTACACCAATTGAGACTTAGGTCGTGAATTAGTGTAGCAGGTTTTGTTTGTTCTGATTATATAAGATCACATTTTGGGCTTCCGCTTCCGGCCCCATCATGTGAAGCAGCAGGAAACTAACAAGCTAACTCCACAGCCCTAACAAGCACTGGACCTGCCACACAGGGCCAGCACTGAGGGGAACCTGAGGGGGATGGAATCGCACCAGGAGTGCGGCATCGTAGCGGACCAATCGCAAGTGGGACGTGCGGCAGATCAGACTCTGCCACAACTGCACCAAATCTTTGTTGAGACAGAGCCTGGTCAGAGAGGAACGAGCTCACAGGATCGGCCCTCCCAGAGCCCCGCAATCCCCAAACTCCCAACATTCTGGCAGAGAAGAATGCCCGAGACAAGTGATAGCTAAATTCTTAGACTAAGCCAATAAAGAGATGCTACTGCAGGCATATCGGAGATTGCAGGAACCGCTCATGATAGACAATACCAGAGTCCTGATGTTTGCAGATTACTCTGCTGAACTGGCCAAGAAAAGACAGGATTTCAGCCCTCTCTGCTCTGAGCTCTTTAAAAGGCAGTGGAAATTCCAACTTCTCTATCCAGCTATTCTTAAAGTGGTCTCTCCAGATGGCATCACTCAAACATTCACCGACCCAAGCATGGCAGAGGCTGTGATCAGATTGTTATATGCCTGGCAGACTTCTTCTAGAGGCCGAGATGCCCCTTAGGTATCAAATAGGTAAAGGGGTCCAGAATAAGAGATCATCTCATACTAATACAAACATGTCGCTAAGGGTGGTTACAAGGAATGATAAGGGTCTTCGGCCCCCACAGAAGCGCTCCATGATACTGAGGCATTTGAAATGCCCTACTAGCTCACACGCCAATCCAGGCACTGATTATATATGGAGATTCCCCTCCTACATGGTGCAAGATGAAACCTTACGGTTTGAATTTTACAACCCGGCCACAAGGGACAACCCAACGATACACTGGGACTTGTCAAAAAGTAAGCTAAAAAGATATTTAGCGAGAATAGTGCGTCTCTACCACAGGCTTACACCTCATATTTGACGCCTGCATTCCCAATAAAATAAGAGAACTGGAAATTAGCTAGAACGCAACATGAGGCCCTTCTAAAGTGACAGGAATGCCATAAACAAATGAACACATCAGCAATCCTATTCAGATTTGGTAATAAATCAGGCCGTGTTTTGGCCAATCTGGCAAAGGGCCAGCATAAAGTAAATTTCCATAAGTGAAATTGGAGATTTCATGAGAAAATTAAAGAATTCCACCTGGTACATGGTCGAGGATCTTAGGGATACACTTGGTCGATTAAGGGTATGAGGAACCCTAAAATAGGCAGACTCTCAACATATAATCACTGCAGTCTGACCCCTTTATTGATAGACTCTAGGAAAGACATCCTTTCAATTATACTGTTGTTTTTTTCCGTTTTATATGTTGATTCTACTTCTATGGGGACCACCGAAATATAAAAGCATTAACCATGCAAAAAACATTTGGCAGTACCCAGTGATGCGATAAAAGCCACAAATTAAGTTTGGAACGAAGGAAAAATTGAAAAAGGAGAGTGAGAGGAGAGTAGAGAGGTCCAGAAGTAAAACTGGCCCACTACAAATGTaactaatttttatatataatgctAAGATTTGTATTTACATGCTCATAATCTCCcaataaaaatggttaaaaaaaaagagataaacTTTTGGTCACAAAACATTTAGATAAGATTAGTAAATATTCAGTGTTTGTAAACCTAACCTGAGTTTTGTCTGTAGTGTATTTTTTAGCATATACACTGTATCAATACcgtatttcttttcttttattaggACACGACCTTCAACTAAGTGAATCAGGAAGTGACAGTGATGACTAAGAAGAGATTTCCttcttgtatatattttatttgtgtatatagAAGCACTGATGCACCCAAATATTCAGGCACTGCAATAGTCTAGTAATATACTGCGATAGCTCTTCATAAAGTAGCAAAGGGAGTCTACCAAATCACTCCACAAGTAAGGCCAGCATTGCTTAGAGTATGTTAAAAGCTTTCCAGA comes from the Engystomops pustulosus chromosome 5, aEngPut4.maternal, whole genome shotgun sequence genome and includes:
- the EAF1 gene encoding ELL-associated factor 1 isoform X1 translates to MKRNDKFLRMVMSAAHRRSVLMLGLYDVLQRVTIYVVPADDFKPASIDTSCEGELQVGKGDEVTITLPHIPGSTPPMTVFKGNKRPYQKDCVLIINHDTGEYVLEKLSSSIQVKKTRAEGSSKIQARIEQQSARSTQPPSQFKTPSKPSAGPKTSPLKDHPSPEPQLDDIKRELRAEVEIIEQMSSSSGSSSSESVSSSGSDDDSSSSGAEDDTRTSPSQQHSNRTPISNGTNRPQGSNQLMNTLRHDLQLSESGSDSDD
- the EAF1 gene encoding ELL-associated factor 1 isoform X2, with product MNGTPPPPPLDREEHGLRLGESFEKRPRSSFHTVRYDFKPASIDTSCEGELQVGKGDEVTITLPHIPGSTPPMTVFKGNKRPYQKDCVLIINHDTGEYVLEKLSSSIQVKKTRAEGSSKIQARIEQQSARSTQPPSQFKTPSKPSAGPKTSPLKDHPSPEPQLDDIKRELRAEVEIIEQMSSSSGSSSSESVSSSGSDDDSSSSGAEDDTRTSPSQQHSNRTPISNGTNRPQGSNQLMNTLRHDLQLSESGSDSDD